GCCGTGCCGCTGCTGCTGGCCTTCCGGCTGCCGCTGCGCACCTATCTGCCCGCACTCAGTTTCCCGAACGCCGGAAACCTTGGGCTGCCGCTCTGCCTGTTCGCTTTCGGGGAGACCGGCCTCGGCCTCGGCGTGCTGTTCTTCGCGGTGTTTTCGGTCGCACAGTTCGCCATCGGCCCGGTCGCCGCGTCCGGACAGCTCGACCTGGGGCGGCTGCTCCGCACGCCGGTGATCTACGCCGTCGCCCTGTCGCTGCTGGTGATGCTGGCCGGCGTGCAGCCGCCGCAGTGGGTGGCGAACACCGCGACCCTGCTCGGCAACTGCGCGGTTCCGATCATGCTGCTGTCCCTCGGAGTCGCCCTGTCCAACCTGCGCATGAACAGCCTGATGCGGGCGGGGGCGCTGTCGGCCCTGCGGCTGGTGCTGGGGTTGGGCGTCGGCCTGGCGGTGGCCCACCTGATGCAGTTGACCGGGACGATGCGGGGGGTCGTCGTCCTGCAGAGCTCCATGCCGGTGGCGGTGTTCAATTATCTCTGGGCCCTGCGCTACAACAACGCGCCCGAAGAGGTCGCCGGAATGGTTCTGGGATCGACCGCCCTGGCGTTCCTCGCGCTGCCGGCGCTGCTGCTGGGCGTCATGTGAGCACGGCGGGGGCGCATATCGAGCAGACCTCCTCGAAGGCGCCACCCGCCGAACGGCCGATCCCGACGAGCGCCGTGTCTCCGACACGCCGGCCATAGCGGCAAGATGCGCTGCTGGCCACTGCCACTCGCCAACAACACG
Above is a window of Azospirillum thermophilum DNA encoding:
- a CDS encoding AEC family transporter → MSVFASLTVVVTVMAPVFIVAALGFIWSRAKLPYDSAFITTFAINVSSPCLVFSSLTRLTLGGDELLTMTLASIACITSAAVLAVPLLLAFRLPLRTYLPALSFPNAGNLGLPLCLFAFGETGLGLGVLFFAVFSVAQFAIGPVAASGQLDLGRLLRTPVIYAVALSLLVMLAGVQPPQWVANTATLLGNCAVPIMLLSLGVALSNLRMNSLMRAGALSALRLVLGLGVGLAVAHLMQLTGTMRGVVVLQSSMPVAVFNYLWALRYNNAPEEVAGMVLGSTALAFLALPALLLGVM